A genomic window from Ciona intestinalis chromosome 8, KH, whole genome shotgun sequence includes:
- the LOC100180180 gene encoding vacuolar fusion protein MON1 homolog A, translating into MSSEDTTETPINDGEARNVLPAIDTTAIYDVGFDSQNSDAEDSLLTADRVKKSHSTNSLNQSASDDASFSSTLSVSMIGEPTEEEISIRQRHLSLLVAEEEEYINSSSWRDQKRHFFVLTEAGKPVYSRHGSEDKLSSVMGVMLALVSCVHDRNDKIRSITAGDHKFVFLIKIPLILVAVCSTPESITQITVYLKYIYNKIVSIVTLKQLDRIYAKQKNFDLRRLLTGTDKFLDHLCTSMDTGPEYLLGAFQCLPLAGNIRDLVSQALQLSKTNDLAFALLLTSGKTVSYCRLKEHNLHSSDLQILINLITASSSFHAGESWLPICLPHFNPQGFLHAHISYLDDDFQTCLLLLSADVNSFFTLSEAKKRVMVKLNKHDCLPILKLASEKGMYNVGKIGLPDLRHFIYKSKHQSQFTAPEFSSPYHDVHQQERLFGLYQHLHGKIHNPAIPLKLLFEVSDEETMLAWVASGFELYVAFSPLVTKGQAISSVDRLLRWIKQREDELFMIRPLVF; encoded by the exons ATGTCATCAGAAGACACGACTGAGACGCCAATAAACGACGGCGAGGCAAGAAATGTACTGCCTGCAATAGACACAACAGCAATATACGATGTTGGATTCGATTCTCAAAATTCCGACGCCGAAGATTCGCTACTGACCGCCGATCGTGTAAAGAAATCTCACAGCACTAATTCTTTGAATCAAAGCGCAAGTGATGACGCATCGTTTTCCTCTACTTTGTCAGTTTCT ATGATTGGAGAACCCACCGAAGAAGAAATCTCAATCCGACAACGTCATCTCAGTCTTCTTGTTGCTGAGGAAGAGGAGTACATCAACTCATCCTCATGGAGGGATCAGAAGAGACATTTCTTTGTTCTCACCGAGGCGGGAAAGCCAGTGTATTCAAGGCATGGCAGTGAAGATAAACTCTCATCAGTAATGGGTGTAATGCTTGCACTTGTGTCCTGTGTACATGATCGTAACGATAAAATAAG GAGTATAACAGCTGGCGAtcacaaatttgtttttctgataaaaattCCATTGATTCTGGTAGCAGTTTGTTCTACACCTGAATCTATAACACAG ATCACAGTTTACCTGAAATacatttacaacaaaattgtCAGCATTGTGACCCTCAAACAACTGGACAGAATTTATGCAAAACAAAAGAATTTTGATTTGCGACGACTTCTAACAG GCACAGATAAGTTCCTGGATCATCTTTGTACCTCCATGGACACTGGACCAGAGTATCTTCTTGGAGCATTTCAGTGTCTTCCTCTGGCTGGTAACATCCGAGATTTAGTCAGTCAAGCGTTACAGCTTTCCAAGACGAATGACCTCGCATTTGCCTTGCTTTTAACATCTGG AAAAACTGTGAGCTATTGTCGATTAAAAGAACACAACCTCCACTCATCTGATCTTCAAATCCTCATCAATCTGATCACTGCCTCTTCCTCTTTCCATGCAGGAGAGAGCTGGCTCCCAATATGTCTTCCTCA TTTTAACCCACAAGGATTCCTTCATGCGCATATTTCATATTTGGACGATGATTTTCAAACCTGTCTTCTCCTGCTGTCAGCTGATGTAAATTCGTTCTTTACATTATCCGAAGCAAAGAAAAGGGTTATGGTCAAACTAAACAA GCATGACTGCCTACCCATATTGAAGCTTGCATCTGAAAAAGGAATGTACAATGTTGGCAAGATTGGCTTGCCAGATTTGAGgcactttatttataaatcaaaacatCAATCTCAG TTCACTGCACCAGAGTTTTCGAGTCCATATCATGACGTACACCAGCAAGAACGTTTGTTTGGTTTGTACCAACATTTGCATGGGAAGATCCACAACCCAGCAATACCACTTAAACTACTATTCGAAGTATCAGATGAAGAAACAATGCTGGCTTGG gttgCATCAGGTTTTGAGTTATACGTTGCATTCAGTCCACTTGTAACCAAAGGTCAGGCAATATCTTCAGTCGATCGTTTGCTGCGGTGGATTAAACAACGAGAAGATGAACTTTTCATGATTCGACCGCTAGTGTTTTAA
- the LOC100182526 gene encoding aminomethyltransferase, mitochondrial-like produces MLKIAQFRQNILSRCVLSASKRLLTTSNCLCKDNIKTSVLHDFHVKNNAKMVPFAGWTMPIQYKSLGIIDSHHHTRNKVSLFDVSHMLQFKVYGKDKESFIESMTVCDVKGLPENGGSLTVFTNAEGGIMDDAIINQTQQDYLYCVSNAGCSDKISTCLRENLIDFTAKGGEVVLELLDCGLLAVQGPKMAEVLQTGTDTDLSKLYFMQNVEANLFGVDCRITRCGYTGEDGVEISVAKNRAVELAENICSHEDVELAGLGARDSLRLEAGLCLYGNDIDEMTTPVEAGLTWCIGKRRRKEKNFPGAEKIVAQIKSKPSKRRSGLIVSSAIARNGAIVQDGNGNEIGSVTSGCPSPTLSANIAMAYLPLPLSKVGTEVNVLVRKRVVSAKVTKMPFVPANYFMNK; encoded by the coding sequence atgcttAAAATTGCCCAATTTCGTCAAAATATTCTTTCTCGTTGTGTTTTGTCTGCAAGTAAACGGCTGCTTACAACCAGTAACTGTCTTTGTAAagataatattaaaacatctgTACTGCATGATTTCCATGtgaaaaataatgcaaaaatgGTCCCATTTGCTGGCTGGACAATGCCAATACAGTATAAGTCACTTGGAATCATAGACTCTCATCACCACACAAGGAACAAAGTGTCTTTGTTTGATGTGTCACACATGCTACAGTTTAAAGTGTATGGGAAAGACAAAGAGAGCTTTATTGAGAGCATGACTGTATGTGATGTAAAAGGCTTGCCGGAAAATGGAGGATCTCTGACTGTTTTCACCAACGCAGAAGGTGGAATAATGGATGATGCTATCATTAATCAAACACAACAAGATTATCTGTACTGTGTATCAAACGCTGGTTGTTCTGATAAGATAAGTACATGCTTAAGGGAGAACCTTATAGATTTTACAGCGAAGGGAGGAGAAGTTGTGTTGGAGCTTTTAGATTGTGGTTTGCTTGCTGTACAGGGACCAAAAATGGCAGAGGTATTGCAGACTGGGACAGATACTGATTTAAGCAAGTTATACTTCATGCAGAATGTGGAGGCAAATTTGTTTGGCGTTGATTGCCGGATTACTAGGTGTGGATACACTGGTGAAGATGGAGTGGAAATTTCTGTAGCAAAAAATAGAGCTGTTGAACTGGCTGAGAATATCTGCTCACATGAAGATGTGGAATTGGCAGGTCTAGGTGCGAGGGACAGTTTAAGGTTGGAAGCGGGACTTTGTCTCTATGGAAATGACATTGATGAAATGACCACTCCCGTTGAGGCGGGGTTGACATGGTGTATTGgtaaaagaagaagaaaagaGAAGAATTTTCCTGGAGCGGAAAAAATTGTTGcgcaaataaaaagtaaaccaaGTAAACGGAGAAGTGGTTTAATTGTAAGCTCTGCTATTGCTCGCAATGGAGCAATAGTGCAGGATGGAAATGGAAATGAAATTGGTTCAGTAACCAGTGGCTGCCCTTCCCCCACATTAAGTGCTAATATTGCAATGGCATATTTACCTCTCCCACTTAGCAAAGTAGGAACTGAAGTAAATGTGTTGGTGAGAAAAAGAGTGGTTTCTgccaaagttacaaaaatgcCTTTTGTCCCAGCTAActattttatgaataaataa
- the LOC100178616 gene encoding alpha-N-acetylglucosaminidase translates to MFASRKLVMHLIKAVLLLTTVIEIGSFQKHYIEKSLSPVRSYTAGHEQETAVAQLLQRVIGERSQDVVVSILPAASEFATLSYAGKTLKITGSDAVSVAFAFNHYLKYYCRKQISWAGDQISDIPNPLPPVPAEGVTIKAGVKYRYYQNVCTVSYSSVWWNWTRWEREIDWMALNGINLPLAFTGQEAIWERVYKKLGCSDEDIKKHFAGPAFLAWGRMGNLHGWGGPLPSFWIKSQLILQHQILIRMRSLGMIPVLPGFAGHIPSAILNLYPKADVIQLSHWSHFNCTYSCTYLLQPHDPLFNTIGSMFIKEQMLEYNGTNHIYNADTFNEMTPPSSDPGYLSNASRAVYDAMAVADPDAVWLMQGWLFHHEPTFWKTAQKKALLTGVPKGKMLVLDLFSESYPQYLPDWYFGQPFLWCMLHDFGGNMGFYGKINTVNTQPGIALTSVNSTMVGTGVTPEGINQNYMIYDFMLETGFTVHSVNVTNWLKEYTMRRYNTSSPEAIKTWNILGNTIYNDTKPGFPSKSLIRGSPVKRPTLDNPGLPYWYQYSSLALAWDNFSQSLNTLKDLETVRYDAVDITRQMLQAVHRLLYYAMVEEFLWKRDPGKLGEQLLDLLDDFDKMLCSDAHFSMGKWIQDAVYFSDISFWKPTISDGRVFVCKITTHSCGLDERRMRHSYCDVTRQAIGFDRFSLHGLAKRAFKCMLFYSLALAWDNFSQSLNTLKDLETVRYDAVDITRQMLQAVHRLLYYAMVEEFLWKRDPGKLGEQLLDLLDDFDKMLCSDAHFSMGKWIQDAKILGTTAEEKDLYEYNARIQVTLWGPNGEILDYASKHWCSLVKHYYRPRWALFVSYLNHAYATKSKFDHKAFASDVFTNVEEPFTKDRSVFPSTATGNAIELAKDMYIKWRPFLNDV, encoded by the exons ATGTTTGCTTCTAGAAAGCTTGTAATGCATTTAATCAAAGCAGTATTACTTCTCACCACTGTGATAGAAATTGGCAGTTTTCAAAAACACTACATTGAAAAAAGTTTGTCACCAGTTAGAAGCTATACAGCAGGTCATGAACAGGAAACTGCAGTTGCACAGTTGCTGCAAAGAGTAATTGGTGAGAGAAGCCAAGATGTTGTTGTTTCTATTCTACCTGCAGCATCTGAATTTGCAACG TTAAGTTATGCTggaaaaacattgaaaataacAGGAAGTGATGCGGTATCTGTTGCTTTTGCATTCAATCACTATCTCAAATATTACTGCAG AAAACAAATCTCTTGGGCTGGAGACCAAATTTCTGACATTCCTAATCCTTTACCTCCTGTGCCTGCTGAAGGGGTAACAATAAAAGCTGGGGTGAAGTATCGGTATTATCAGAATGTTTGCACTGTCAGTTATTCTTCAGTGTGGTGGAACTGGACAAG ATGGGAACGAGAGATTGACTGGATGGCATTGAATGGAATAAATCTTCCTCTTGCATTTACTGGGCAGGAGGCAATATGGGAGAGAGTTTATAAAAAGCTTGGGTGTTCGGATGAGGACATCAAAAAGCATTTTGCTGGACCAGCTTTCCTAGCATG GGGTAGAATGGGGAACCTCCATGGTTGGGGAGGACCCCTGCCATCCTTCTGGATCAAGAGCCAACTTATCCTGCAGCACCAAATCCTGATCCGGATGAGATCACTAGGAATGATTCCTGTCCTTCCTGGGTTTGCAGGACACATCCCTTCAGCGATTCTAAATCTTTATCCAAAG GCTGATGTTATACAGCTTTCTCATTGGAGTCACTTCAACTGCACTTATTCTTGCACTTACCTGTTGCAACCACATGATCCACTTTTCAA TACTATTGGTAGCATGTTTATCAAGGAGCAAATGTTAGAATACAACGGCACCAACCATATTTATAATGCCGACACTTTCAATGAGATGACACCACCTTCCAGTGACCCTGGATATCTATCTAATGCAAGCAGGGCAGTGTATGATGCAATGGCAGTAGCAGATCCAGATGCTGTTTG GCTTATGCAAGGTTGGCTGTTTCATCACGAACCAACCTTTTGGAAGACAGCTCAGAAAAAAGCTCTTTTGACTGGAGTTCCTAAG GGCAAAATGCTAGTATTGGATCTGTTTTCTGAATCTTACCCCCAATATTTACCAGACTGGTACTTTGGTCAACCATTCCTGTGGTGCATGTTGCATGATTTTGGGGGAAATATGGGTTTCTATGGAAAAATTAATACTGTGAACACA CAACCAGGAATCGCTCTCACCAGTGTAAACTCAACCATGGTTGGAACTGGTGTAACTCCTGAAGGTATCAACCAAAACTATATGATCTATGATTTTATGTTGGAAACTGGTTTCACTGTGCATTCTGTCAATGTTACAAACTGGTTAAAAGAATATACAATGAGAAG GTATAACACAAGTAGTCCCGAAGCCATAAAAACATGgaatatacttggtaacacAATCTACAACGACACGAAACCTGGTTTTCCTTCAAAAAGTCTGATACGTGGTTCACCAGTAAAAAGACCCACGTTGGATAATCCTGGTCTTCCATATTGGTACCAATACTCCAG CCTTGCATTGGCTTGGGACAATTTCTCACAATCTTTAAATACTCTAAAAGATCTGGAGACAGTTAGGTATGATGCTGTAGACATTACAAGACAAATGTTGCAGGCAGTTCACAGACTCCTGTACTATGCAATGGTTGag GAATTTCTATGGAAAAGAGATCCTGGTAAACTTGGAGAACAACTGTTAGATTTGCTGGATGATTTCGACAAAATGTTGTGCAGTGATGCACATTTTAGTATGGGAAAGTGGATTCAAGAT gcagtttatttcAGCGATATTTCGTTCTGGAAACCTACTATTTCCGACGGACGGGTCTTCGTTTGTAAGATAACCACACACTCGTGCGGGCTTGACGAAAGGCGCATGCGACAtagctactgtgacgtcactcgccAGGCAATCGGATTCGACCGTTTCTCATTACACGGACTCGCCAAACGcgc GTTTAAATGTATGTTATTCTACAGCCTTGCATTGGCTTGGGACAATTTCTCACAATCTTTAAATACTCTAAAAGATCTGGAGACAGTTAGGTATGATGCTGTAGACATTACAAGACAAATGTTGCAGGCAGTTCACAGACTCCTGTACTATGCAATGGTTGag GAATTTCTATGGAAAAGAGATCCTGGTAAACTTGGAGAACAACTGTTAGATTTGCTGGATGATTTCGACAAAATGTTGTGCAGTGATGCACATTTTAGTATGGGAAAGTGGATTCAAGATGCAAAAATACTGGGAACCACTGCTGAG GAGAAGGATTTGTATGAATACAATGCAAGGATACAAGTTACTCTGTGGGGTCCGAATGGTGAAATTCTGGACTATGCAAGCAAACATTGGTGTTCCCTTGTCAAACATTACTACAG GCCAAGATGGGCTTTATTTGTCAGCTATTTAAATCATGCCTATGCCACCAAATCAAAGTTTGACCATAAGGCTTTTGCATCTGATGTATTTACCAATGTGGAAGAACCTTTCACTAAAGACAGAAGTGTTTTTCCTTCTACCGCAACAG GCAATGCAATTGAATTAGCAAAAGACATGTATATCAAGTGGAGACCTTTTCTCAATGATGTGTAA